In Rosa chinensis cultivar Old Blush chromosome 1, RchiOBHm-V2, whole genome shotgun sequence, a genomic segment contains:
- the LOC112168805 gene encoding protein FAR1-RELATED SEQUENCE 5-like, with translation MANAVKLVFPNACHRLCTWHIAKNAGKRIGSYLGNPEFKKQFNHCLHGCTTEIEFQVSWDDLISRYNVGDNTWLTKLYSLKEKWCPAFSRDIFSAKIRSTQRSESTNNVFHQISTNIMELIEFVHHYEKKIEEMRLAELEDDYRCKNGAPRPKVWSKMLRSAAKVFDTNNITSLPTQYVLKRWTKEAKKGIVVSNDTGGGTSENSKSARVLRLSELMHEGNNVYDIASLTSSGTKIVKDLLTEAMKRLEKDKDTLHVSLMQYKKEHSVRIEDMFGTNFD, from the exons atgGCAAATGCAGTTAAACTAGTGTTTCCAAATGCATGTCATCGATTGTGCACTTGGCATATTGCCAAGAATGCCGGCAAGAGAATTGGCAGTTATCTTGGAAATCCTGAGTTCAAGAAACAGTTTAATCATTGTTTACATGGGTGCACTactgaaattgaatttcaagtttcatgggatgacCTGATTAGTAGATATAATGTTGGAGATAATACTTGGCTCACAAAGTTGTATTCACTTAAAGAGAAGTGGTGCCCAGCATTTAGTAGGGACATTTTTTCAGCAAAGATTAGATCAACTCAAAGGAGTGAAAGTACAAACAATGTGTTCCATCAAATCTCTACAAACATAATGGAGCTCATTGAATTTGTTCATCACTATGAGAAAAAGATAGAAGAGATGCGTTTAGCAGAGTTGGAAGATGACTACCGTTGCAAAAATGGTGCACCGCGTCCAAAAGTATGGAGTAAAATGTTAAGAAGTGCAGCCAAG GTGTTTGATACTAATAATATCACTAGTTTACCCACTCAGTATGTATTGAAGAGGTGGActaaagaagcaaagaaagggATTGTGGTGAGCAATGATACAGGTGGAGGAACAAGTGAGAATTCAAAGTCTGCTAGAGTGTTGCGCCTTAGCGAATTGATGCATGAAGGAAATAATGTGTATGACATAGCCTCACTAACTAGTTCAGGTACTAAAATTGTCAAGGATCTGTTAACAGAGGCAATGAAGCGCCTTGAAAAAGACAAGGACACCCTGCAC GTTTCATTGATGCAGTACAAAAAGGAGCATTCTGTGAGAATTGAAGACATGTTTGGAACTAATTTTGATTGA
- the LOC121051475 gene encoding uncharacterized protein LOC121051475 isoform X1, giving the protein MVRIRKNLQVSPLFFSSNVAPEDFWPHICRLNQSPWDVNPPPELEAQEDLKVYGSLKGSIGATKSVALPSRMDIDKVIMDVEEDSKGLGEGNEIGLKKQKICKKNDGKGWKCRKEVKEGYSFCNHHITLIRSYHNTGSNNATSNANKSFSFKKPKVTTREAPEAKEKKGSSSKSN; this is encoded by the exons ATGGTGAGGATTCGTAAGAACCTTCAGGTCTCACCGCTGTTTTTCAGCTCCAACGTAGCTCCGGAAGACTTCTGGCCACATATCTGCCGACTGAATCAATCTCCGTGGGACGTCAATCCCCCTCCAGAG TTGGAAGCTCAGGAAGATTTAAAAGTGTATGGGAGCTTGAAAGGATCTATCGGAGCTACAAAAAG CGTTGCGTTGCCATCCAGGATGGATATTGACAAAGTGATTATGGATGTCGAAGAGGATTCAAAAGGGCTTGGCGAAGGCAATGAAATTGGGTTAAAGAAGCAGAAGATATGTAAAAAGAACGATGGAAAAGGGTGGAAGTGTAGAAAAGAAGTGAAGGAAGGGTACTCATTTTGCAATCACCACATAACCCTTATTAGGTCTTACCATAATACTGGCAGCAACAATGCTACTAGCAATGCTAACAAGTCCTTTTCTTTCAAGAAGCCCAAGGTGACCACGAGAGAGGCTCCTGAGGCCAAGGAGAAAAAGGGCTCGTCCTCGAAGTCTAATTAA
- the LOC112182920 gene encoding uncharacterized protein LOC112182920 yields the protein MGLDENVEKMQQRQHYKNLWHTDLMGTITADTGYCCFACFCGYCASYMLRKRALYDDMTRYKCCGGYFPCSGKCGESKCPEFCLVTEVCCCFGTSVSSTRYLLQDEFNIQTTPCDNCIIGFMIILKQVACIFSILACITGSEEIRDIADVLGCIAEIVYCSVCACIQTQHKVEMDKRDNKLDPQPAMGVPLTQHMSRK from the exons ATGGGGCTTGACGAAAATGTGGAGAAGATGCAGCAACGGCAGCACTACAAGAATCTATGGCACACCGATTTGATGGGCACCATCACTGCCGATACTGGCT ATTGTTGCTTTGCTTGTTTCTG CGGTTATTGTGCTTCTTACATGTTACGGAAACGAGCTCTTTATGATGATATGACAAG GTACAAATGCTGTGGTGGATATTTTCCATGCAGTGGAAAATGTGGAGAAAGTAAATGCCCTGAATTTTGTCTCGTCACTGAG GTTTGCTGCTGCTTTGGAACGTCTGTTTCTTCAACTCGATATCTACTACAAGATGAATTCAACATACAGACGACTCCATGCGATAACTGcatcatt GGATTTATGATCATCCTAAAACAAGTTGCATGTATATTCTCCATACTTGCTTGCATAACTGGAAGTGAAGAAATCAGGGATATTGCCGATGTATTGGGCTGCATTGCAGAAATAGTTTATTGCTC GGTCTGTGCTTGCATTCAG ACCCAGCACAAAGTTGAAATGGAcaaaagagacaacaagttagaTCCACAGCCAGCTATGGGAGTTCCTCTGACGCAGCACATGTCCCGTAAATAG
- the LOC121051475 gene encoding uncharacterized protein LOC121051475 isoform X2: MVRIRKNLQVSPLFFSSNVAPEDFWPHICRLNQSPWDVNPPPELEAQEDLKVYGSLKGSIGATKRMDIDKVIMDVEEDSKGLGEGNEIGLKKQKICKKNDGKGWKCRKEVKEGYSFCNHHITLIRSYHNTGSNNATSNANKSFSFKKPKVTTREAPEAKEKKGSSSKSN, encoded by the exons ATGGTGAGGATTCGTAAGAACCTTCAGGTCTCACCGCTGTTTTTCAGCTCCAACGTAGCTCCGGAAGACTTCTGGCCACATATCTGCCGACTGAATCAATCTCCGTGGGACGTCAATCCCCCTCCAGAG TTGGAAGCTCAGGAAGATTTAAAAGTGTATGGGAGCTTGAAAGGATCTATCGGAGCTACAAAAAG GATGGATATTGACAAAGTGATTATGGATGTCGAAGAGGATTCAAAAGGGCTTGGCGAAGGCAATGAAATTGGGTTAAAGAAGCAGAAGATATGTAAAAAGAACGATGGAAAAGGGTGGAAGTGTAGAAAAGAAGTGAAGGAAGGGTACTCATTTTGCAATCACCACATAACCCTTATTAGGTCTTACCATAATACTGGCAGCAACAATGCTACTAGCAATGCTAACAAGTCCTTTTCTTTCAAGAAGCCCAAGGTGACCACGAGAGAGGCTCCTGAGGCCAAGGAGAAAAAGGGCTCGTCCTCGAAGTCTAATTAA